One genomic window of Arachis hypogaea cultivar Tifrunner chromosome 8, arahy.Tifrunner.gnm2.J5K5, whole genome shotgun sequence includes the following:
- the LOC112706295 gene encoding protein DETOXIFICATION 48 encodes MNPLLDNDQVQHNLEKWPSPNEAFAEMKAIGKISGPTAITGLLMYSRSMISMLFLGYLGDAELAGGSLSIGFANITGYSVISGLAIGMEPLCGQAYGAKQLKILGLTLQRTVLLLLAATVPISVAWLNMENILLWCGQDHQISSTAQIFILFSIPDLFFLSLLHPLRIYLRAQSITLPITFCSAVSVLLHVPLNFLLVVHFKMGVAGVAVAMVCFNFNLFVFLSSFVYFSGVYKDSWVSPSIDCFKGWSSLLALAVPSCVSVCLEWWWYEFMIMLCGLLVNPKATVASMGILIQTTSLVYVFPSSLSLGVSTRVGNELGANRPAKARICMIVSLFCAMGLGITAMIFTTLMRHQWGRFFTNDQEILNLTAIALPIVGLCELGNCPQTTGCGVLRGCARPTIGANINLSSFYLVGMPVAVVLGFVSKMGFVGLWFGLLAAQATCAGLMLFVLCKTDWNAEAQKAKELTNAASSSVNNSKTKGEGNKNINDHHHNHLEKIVIAVENDELGKITDQSSSLETDPLITPTTNNKQCKLINYC; translated from the exons ATGAACCCTCTTCTTGATAACGATCAAGTTCAACATAACCTTGAGAAATGGCCAAGTCCTAACGAG GCGTTTGCAGAAATGAAGGCCATAGGGAAAATATCAGGCCCAACAGCCATAACGGGCTTGCTTATGTATTCAAGATCAATGATCTCGATGCTATTCCTCGGCTACCTCGGTGATGCCGAGTTAGCCGGGGGTTCCCTCTCCATTGGGTTCGCCAACATAACCGGCTACTCTGTCATCTCCGGTTTAGCCATCGGAATGGAACCGCTTTGTGGACAAGCTTACGGCGCCAAACAGTTGAAGATTCTGGGACTCACCCTTCAAAGAACCGTCCTCCTCTTACTGGCGGCCACCGTGCCCATCAGCGTGGCATGGCTCAACATGGAGAACATACTCTTATGGTGTGGACAAGACCACCAAATCTCGTCCACAGCTCAAATTTTCATCCTCTTTTCTATCCCTGATTTGTTCTTTCTTTCCCTCCTTCACCCTCTAAGAATCTATCTCAGAGCACAGAGCATTACGCTTCCGATAACGTTTTGCTCCGCCGTCTCCGTTCTCCTCCACGTTCCGCTGAACTTCCTCCTTGTTGTCCATTTTAAGATGGGTGTTGCCGGGGTGGCCGTTGCAATGGTGTGCTTCAACTTCAATCTCTTCGTCTTCCTCTCCTCGTTCGTCTACTTCTCCGGCGTCTATAAAGATTCCTGGGTTTCTCCGAGCATTGACTGCTTCAAAGGATGGTCATCGCTTCTTGCATTGGCTGTGCCGTCCTGCGTCTCCGTTTGCCTAGAGTGGTGGTG GTACGAATTTATGATAATGCTTTGTGGACTGTTGGTGAATCCAAAAGCAACCGTTGCATCAATGGGAATCTTAATCCAAACAACATCTTTGGTCTACGTGTTCCCATCGTCTCTTAGCCTTGGCGTCTCCACCAGGGTGGGAAATGAGTTGGGAGCCAATAGGCCCGCCAAGGCCCGCATTTGCATGATAGTTTCACTTTTTTGTGCAATGGGCTTGGGCATCACGGCGATGATCTTCACCACCTTGATGAGGCACCAATGGGGAAGGTTCTTCACCAATGACCAAGAAATTCTAAACCTTACGGCCATAGCATTGCCAATTGTCGGGCTTTGCGAGCTCGGCAACTGTCCACAAACTACAGGTTGCGGGGTTCTGCGGGGCTGTGCAAGGCCCACCATTGGAGCTAACATAAATTTGAGTTCGTTTTATTTGGTGGGTATGCCGGTCGCGGTAGTACTTGGATTTGTGAGTAAGATGGGATTTGTTGGGCTTTGGTTTGGGTTGCTTGCGGCCCAAGCAACATGTGCGGGCCTCATGTTGTTTGTTCTATGCAAGACTGATTGGAATGCTGAAGCACAAAAAGCAAAGGAACTAACcaatgctgcttcttcttctgtgaataaTTCCAAAACGAAAGGAGAGGGTAACAAGAACATCAAtgatcatcatcataatcatctcGAGAAGATTGTGATCGCCGTAGAGAATGATGAACTTGGCAAGATCACAGATCAATCATCATCACTTGAAACCGACCCACTGATCACACCTACTACCAATAATAAACAgtgtaaattaattaattattgttga